Proteins from a genomic interval of Pecten maximus chromosome 13, xPecMax1.1, whole genome shotgun sequence:
- the LOC117340608 gene encoding neural cell adhesion molecule 1-like: protein MSGKDESSQVFINAHNRSNASLFVFRFIPDGPSTVSLTPPTVTYTPTEGQTIPTITCSADCSPACTYSWTKDGQSYTTGSGLQLTNIQRGQGGVYRCTASNGYGSDVSVNVNVIVHYSPGTSIAMTPPDTTYTRTEGDTLPDITCTADCRPGCTFVWTRPDNTNFTVSSVLSLGQLDRSEHGTYRCTARNVVGESTIMISVTVQYGPGTSISLSPPDTIYTRTEG from the exons GTTTTCATAAATGCACACAATAGGTCGAATGCTTCTCTTTTTGTCTTTCGGTTCATTCCAGACGGACCATCCACCGTAAGTCTGACTCCACCAACTGTGACCTACACTCCTACAGAGGGACAGACAATCCCCACCATCACGTGTTCTGCTGACTGTAGCCCGGCCTGTACCTACAGCTGGACAAAGGATGGACAGTCCTATACAACAGGGTCAGGTCTCCAACTCACCAACATACAGCGTGGTCAGGGGGGCGTATACAGGTGTACGGCCAGTAATGGGTACGGGAGTGACGTCAGCGTCAATGTAAACGtcattgtacatt aTAGCCCCGGTACCTCCATAGCTATGACCCCGCCCGACACTACCTACACCAGGACAGAGggggacacgttaccggacatcacgtgtacagcggactgtagacctggctgtacctttgtctggacacgaccggacaacaccaactttactgtctcatctgtgttgtcactgggacaactggacagatcagaacacgggacgtacAGGTGTACAGCTAgaaatgttgtcggggagtcgactataatgaTCAGTGTTACCGTACAGT ATGGTCCCGGTACCTCCATATCTTTGTCACCACCGGACACTATCTACACGAGGACAGAGGGGTGA